The Triticum dicoccoides isolate Atlit2015 ecotype Zavitan chromosome 6A, WEW_v2.0, whole genome shotgun sequence genome has a window encoding:
- the LOC119317918 gene encoding armadillo repeat-containing protein 6-like: protein MAIAISQEAFDDMVRENMEDLGMDPDEALADAVDALTLQGANLSGIIRRVPGDAVAEEVNPVMRVLDELKASASGRSGEDLDRLVSLLDELLELCSGEGAENAAVAARNGGVEALVALCASAGVMQEGLLASGLKALSSLIRDVGSTEKFRQSQGPKIVMDILKGALENSDILDGGFSVVAAASAGNEVVKDAFMDLKVDELILEVMRNKSNSKVQSVYDAIRVLLTPDDNRVVASQVYGYSRKFAEIGVAEVLVIALREQVAPSSLPSACAALKAIAVNEEICRSISENGGIDVLLKCIDEAGVQKNKVIAKSCCSLLSKLAGSDANKANIIQQDGFDKFLKLASRFSEDPSVIQEVMSIVQVLTLRSPDHAARAVALGYGTLAIQTMQKFPSSALTQKQACLMIRNLVVRNPENRTILLNEGVEKLIRKAKAIHGSCKAAATDALRDLGLDNYNA, encoded by the exons ATGGCGATCGCGATCTCGCAGGAGGCCTTCGATGACATGGTCCGGGAGAACATGGAGGACCTCGGAATGGACCCCGACGAGGCCCTCGCCGACGCCGTCGACGCCCTCACCCTCCAGGGCGCCAACCTCTCCG GGATCATCAGGCGCGTGCCTGGGGACGCCGTGGCGGAGGAGGTGAACCCGGTGATGCGGGTGCTGGACGAACTGAAGGCCTCTGCCAGTGGTAGGTCGGGGGAGGATCTTGACAGGCTGGTCTCTTTGCTCGACGAGTTGCTCGAGCTGTGCTCCGGCGAGGGGGCGGAGAATGCGGCCGTGGCGGCACGGAACGGTGGCGTGGAGGCGCTCGTCGCCCTGTGCGCTTCGGCTGGGGTTATGCAGGAGGGGCTGCTTGCTTCGGGCTTGAAGGCGCTGAGCTCCCTGATCCGTG ATGTTGGGAGCACTGAAAAGTTCAGGCAAAGCCAAGGGCCCAAAATTGTCATGGATATCTTGAAAGGAGCCCTGGAAAATTCAGATATACTCGATGGTGGTTTTAGTGTCGTGGCAGCGGCATCTGCTGGCAATGAAGTTGTGAAAGACGCCTTTATGGACTTGAAGGTCGATGAACTCATTCTGGAGGTTATGAGGAACAAATCAAATAGTAAAGTGCAAAGCGTGTATGATGCCATACGTGTTCTGTTGACACCCGACGATAACCGAGTGGTGGCTTCTCAA GTATATGGATATTCCAGGAAATTTGCAGAAATTGGCGTCGCAGAAGTTCTTGTCATCGCACTCCGCGAGCAAGTTGCTCCATCCAGCTTGCCATCAGCTTGTGCTGCTTTGAAGGCAATTGCTGTTAAT GAAGAAATATGCCGGTCCATATCTGAAAATGGTGGGATTGATGTGCTTCTTAAGTGCATCGATGAGGCTGGCGTACAAAAGAACAAGGTTATAGCAAAATCTTGCTGCTCTTTGCTGTCTAAG CTGGCTGGAAGTGATGCAAACAAGGCCAATATCATTCAGCAAGATGGTTTTGACAAGTTCTTGAAGTTAGCGTCTAGATTTTCTGAAGACCCGTCAGTAATACAGGAG GTAATGTCTATCGTGCAAGTCCTTACATTGCGGTCACCAGACCATGCAGCCCGTGCAGTCGCGCTAGGCTATGGCACTCTGGCCATACAGACAATGCAAAAGTTCCCCTCCTCCGCACTGACTCAGAAGCAAGCATGCCTTATGATTCGCAATCTCGTGGTCAGAAACCCTGAAAACAG GACGATCTTGCTTAACGAAGGCGTGGAGAAGCTTATCAGGAAAGCCAAGGCAATACATGGAAGCTGCAAAGCTGCCGCCACAGATGCCTTGAGAGACCTGGGCTTGGACAACTACAATGCGTAG
- the LOC119317919 gene encoding peptidyl-prolyl cis-trans isomerase CYP40-like, with amino-acid sequence MEGEGQGAAAPPPPAAAAAAEVSNPRCYFDVSIGGEMEGRIVMDLYASVVPRTAENFRALCTGEKGVSAATGARLHYKGSSFHRIIKGFMVQGGDITAGDGTGGESIYGLNFEDENFVLKHERKGMLSMANSGPNTNGSQFFITTTRTPHLDGKHVVFGRVVKGMGVVRAMEHVCAGEADLPTDDIVIVDCGELPEGSTEGVANFFKDGDMYPDWPIDLDEKPADVLWWINAVDSAKSFGNENFKKHDYKAALRKYRKAMRYLDICWEKEEIDQENSSALRKTKSIILTNSSACKLKLGDVEGALLDADFALRETEGNAKAFFRQGQARMTLKNIDAAVESFQRALELEPNDGGIKRELAAAKKKVTDRRNLERKAFSKMFEMSGSSEKSGVLAASSEKSDEDKN; translated from the exons ATGGAGGGCGAGGGACAGGGCGctgcggccccgccgccgccggcggcggcggcggccgcggaggTGAGCAACCCGAGGTGCTACTTCGACGTCAGCATCGGCGGCGAGATGGAGGGCCGGATCGTGATGGATCTCTACGCCTCCGTGGTGCCGCGCACGGCCGAGAACTTCCGCGCGCTCTGCACCGGGGAGAAGGGCGTCAGCGCCGCCACCGGCGCGCGGCTCCACTACAAG GGCTCATCTTTTCATCGTATCATCAAGGGTTTTATGGTGCAAGGTGGAGATATAACTGCTGGTGATGGGACTGGGGGCGAGTCAATATATGGATTGAATTTTGAGGATGAGAATTTTGTTTTGAAGCATGAGAGGAAAGGGATGTTATCAATGGCGAATTCTGGTCCCAACACAAATGGATCTCAGTTTTTCATCACTACCACCCGAACACCACACCTTGATGGGAAACATGTTGTCTTCGGGAGGGTTGTAAAAGGGATGGGAGTGGTTCGTGCAATGGAGCATGTTTGTGCTGGAGAAGCTGACCTTCCAACTGATGATATTGTTATTGTTGATTGTGGGGAACTGCCAGAAGGTTCAACTGAAGGAGTTGCAAATTTCTTCAAAGATGGTGACATGTATCCTGATTGGCCTATTGACCTCGATGAAAAGCCTGCAGACGTTTTGTGGTGGATTAATGCCGTTGATTCTGCAAAGTCTTTCGGGAATGAAAATTTTAAG AAACATGATTACAAGGCTGCACTCAGAAAGTACAGAAAAGCTATGCGGTATTTAGATATTTGCTGGGAGAAAGAAGAGATAGATCAAG AGAACAGCTCAGCACTGCGGAAAACAAAGTCAATTATACTCACAAATAGTTCT GCATGCAAACTGAAGCTGGGAGATGTGGAGGGTGCTTTGTTAGATGCAGACTTTGCACTGCGTGAAACAGAGGGCAACGCAAAAGCTTTTTTCCGTCAAGGACAG GCACGCATGACACTCAAGAATATTGATGCTGCAGTTGAGAGCTTCCAGCGTGCGTTGGAGTTGGAGCCAAACGATG GAGGAATCAAACGGGAGCTGGCTGCTGCAAAGAAGAAG GTTACTGACAGACGCAATCTGGAGCGGAAGGCATTTTCCAAGATGTTCGAGATGTCAGGAAGTTCAGAGAAAAGTGGAGTATTGGCAGCAAGTTCAGAGAAAAGTGACGAA GATAAAAACTGA